The window GAAATTCCGCAGGCGCGGCAGGCGGGCGGCGAGTTCGGTCAGTTCATGATAGTGCGTGGCGAAGAGCGTCTTCGCCCCGGCCTGGTTGTGGAGGTATTCGACAATGCTCCAGGCGAGGCTGAGCCCGTCAAACGTGCTCGTCCCGCGCCCGATTTCGTCGAGGACGATCAGGCTGCGCGGTGTGGCATTGTTCAAAATGTTGGCCGTCTCGCTCATCTCGACCATGAAAGTGGACTGTCCGCGGGACAGGTCGTCACTCGCGCCGATGCGCGTAAAGATGCGGTCCACCAGGTCAATGCGCGCCGAGGCGGCCGGAACGAAGGAGCCGGTGTGCGCGAGCAACGCCAGCAATGCCACCTGCCGGATGTAGGTGCTCTTGCCCGCCATGTTCGGCCCGGTGATGAGCATGATCTGGGGGCAAACGGCGCCGTCCTCCACGCCCGGCCCGGATACGGGTCCGGCTTCGGGGGCGGGCAGAGGACCGCCCGCCCTGCCTGAAAGGGCGGTGTCATTCGGCACGAAGCGCTCCTCGGTCAGCGCCTGGTCCAGCACTGGATGGCGCCCGTCGCGGATTTTCAACACGCCTTCGTCGGCAATTTGCGGACGGCCATAGTTGAACAATCGCGCGGTCTCGGCGAACGCCGC of the Candidatus Angelobacter sp. genome contains:
- the mutS gene encoding DNA mismatch repair protein MutS — protein: FNSVFGYYIEVTNANLDKVPAHYVRKQTIANGERFITPELKEMEGKILGAEERSVKLEYELFLRVREAVIGRLAAIQQTASALAQLDVLAAFAETARLFNYGRPQIADEGVLKIRDGRHPVLDQALTEERFVPNDTALSGRAGGPLPAPEAGPVSGPGVEDGAVCPQIMLITGPNMAGKSTYIRQVALLALLAHTGSFVPAASARIDLVDRIFTRIGASDDLSRGQSTFMVEMSETANILNNATPRSLIVLDEIGRGTSTFDGLSLAWSIVEYLHNQAGAKTLFATHYHELTELAARLPRLRNFNVAVREWHDQIVFLRKIVPGGTDKSYGIQVARLAGVPKEVLERAKEILRNLEESELTPEGNVRQQARHRAERDKLQNLGPPPQLDLFGG